From one Ignavibacteria bacterium genomic stretch:
- a CDS encoding DedA family protein, with amino-acid sequence MLETLIIFLQHLPWELVFVATVVITFTEHLFPPAPSDVLLVFIGTLVGMHIVGFAPILVLSTIGSTIGFSTAYWLGYRYGHGVVQRGWLPFITEELLQKVERWFARYHDWIIVGNRFLAGTRAVIAFAAGVVRMPVMRTLVLSTISSLVWNSILIYAGSILGTNWKKADTILSAYGTGITILIVGIVLAVLLRKYVQKKRGNGKP; translated from the coding sequence ATGCTCGAAACACTGATCATCTTCCTGCAGCACCTCCCGTGGGAGTTAGTGTTTGTTGCAACCGTCGTAATCACATTTACCGAGCATTTATTCCCGCCGGCTCCCAGTGACGTGCTCCTTGTATTTATCGGCACGCTGGTGGGTATGCATATTGTTGGGTTTGCACCGATTCTGGTGCTATCAACGATTGGTTCAACCATTGGATTTTCAACAGCATACTGGCTGGGATACCGCTACGGCCACGGCGTTGTACAACGTGGATGGCTGCCATTTATTACAGAAGAGCTTCTGCAGAAAGTTGAGCGGTGGTTTGCACGATATCACGACTGGATTATCGTTGGTAACAGGTTCTTAGCCGGTACCCGGGCCGTGATTGCATTTGCTGCCGGAGTGGTGCGCATGCCGGTAATGCGTACGCTGGTTCTGAGTACCATTAGCTCTCTGGTATGGAATTCGATACTGATTTATGCCGGAAGTATTCTCGGAACCAACTGGAAGAAGGCTGATACAATCCTGTCAGCCTACGGTACGGGAATAACCATCCTGATTGTGGGTATCGTATTGGCAGTACTGCTGCGAAAATATGTTCAAAAAAAAAGGGGCAATGGTAAACCATAG
- a CDS encoding PorV/PorQ family protein: protein MRVIRTSFLLVGIVLITTSAYSQVGGAAVPFLLIAPDARAGAMGEVGTAIADDINAVFWNPAGLGFQTQQRQVGLNFSKWLPQFNADLYYSYGSYGQFIEDLDGTIAGTFIFMNLGEFQRTAENGQALGTFRSNEFSVGVSYGTLIGTDVAAGVQIKYIQSNLAPAGAQQVSAGVGISGAFDLGFLYRPTDLDILGAQLGNVLSLGANLQNVGPKMTYLNESDPLPTTLRMGVGLKLVEDEFNDLLVSVDLAKLLVRRDSLGSDPIPQSFVSAWGVGGIESGVGMEYVYDQAVSLRGGYFSEPAAAGGRQFYTLGAGVKYDLFNLYFSYILTVEDNHPLANTLRFSLVVDWGTEQ, encoded by the coding sequence ATGCGCGTGATCCGCACGAGTTTCTTACTCGTAGGCATCGTTCTTATCACAACGTCGGCCTACAGCCAGGTTGGTGGTGCTGCAGTACCATTTCTGCTGATAGCACCCGATGCCAGAGCTGGTGCCATGGGTGAAGTTGGGACCGCAATAGCTGATGACATTAACGCTGTATTCTGGAATCCGGCAGGGCTCGGATTTCAGACCCAGCAACGTCAGGTTGGTTTGAACTTTTCAAAATGGCTGCCGCAGTTTAATGCCGATCTGTACTACTCATACGGATCGTACGGGCAGTTCATTGAAGACCTAGACGGAACGATTGCCGGAACATTCATTTTCATGAATCTTGGTGAGTTTCAGCGCACTGCCGAGAACGGTCAGGCCTTAGGAACATTCCGAAGCAATGAATTTAGTGTTGGAGTATCGTACGGAACCCTTATTGGAACAGACGTTGCGGCAGGCGTACAAATCAAGTATATCCAGAGCAACCTTGCACCTGCGGGAGCGCAGCAGGTAAGTGCCGGCGTGGGTATCTCTGGGGCGTTTGACCTGGGCTTCCTGTATCGTCCAACAGATCTCGACATTCTAGGAGCACAATTAGGCAACGTTCTGTCACTTGGCGCAAACCTGCAGAATGTAGGTCCCAAAATGACATATCTAAACGAGTCTGACCCCCTGCCCACAACCTTGCGTATGGGTGTTGGGCTGAAGCTGGTTGAAGATGAGTTTAACGACCTCCTTGTATCGGTTGATCTTGCCAAACTCCTGGTGCGCCGTGACTCGCTCGGCTCGGATCCCATTCCGCAGTCCTTCGTTTCGGCGTGGGGTGTTGGCGGCATTGAATCCGGTGTTGGTATGGAATATGTCTATGACCAGGCCGTCTCGCTCCGTGGAGGCTACTTTTCGGAACCGGCAGCCGCGGGTGGACGTCAGTTCTACACCCTGGGCGCAGGCGTAAAGTACGATTTGTTTAATCTCTACTTTAGCTACATTCTTACGGTGGAGGATAATCATCCTCTTGCTAACACACTGCGGTTTTCGCTTGTTGTGGACTGGGGCACCGAGCAGTAG
- the porU gene encoding type IX secretion system sortase PorU, producing the protein MHISAQRKSLCLLLVLLVYIVPGSALQYPSGVTIEHTQFRSVRIVVNPEVMVDTVTEGAGQFVKVTSSEAYQRYNRQGTTWQLCLDIPVKVSGANTLALTRSGSVPQVVNLAPLPPETFADENNAGLKPIVGQSVVRYAGISAGVHIAIATVVLAEWSIATNYTTIHRRAIYEFEVAPTTVAQSSPVQMGKSADLVQGIDALSPVARVTVESEGIFRLTAQQLQNAGLPVDADAARTIKVLGWGGRELSEQVEPPLNNEPTEQEIIVNTNADGSIRDVIFYGGGLTGWVWGNGKPEHYIHHYALQASYLITTAGGAGRRSSTRPAATVQPAHQPLTVDGFVFNEEELVSPYASGSGRKWFGRTVENGGAYVLTMPLPGLVRNGNVRYSMNVAHRGTLPGLFTMLESGSEFAQKSLLKVPQYMDMYSGRVAGSVPADKIAADNRSVVRFEYTCDDRIATGSLDWIEIVYPRGLIADNNTFTFFTDPGLQGCVEYSINGFDGSDVYAFDVTDPAQPVRVANVAPAGSIYSIREIADSGKVRRYFVSGKLLSATVSPLPALRLRSDVIAGKTGDYIIVTHPDLETSANAYAQYRAKSSGLKVSVVTTDAIMNEFGYGMQDPTAIRDYIGYAYRNAPVRPRYILFWGDGHFDYKNISTLSNNYVIPFESLDPDDSSWGLFTHTTEDFFVRVDGNDLLPDLAIGRLPIVSNTVGEQMLTKVRNYETESSADDWRTRIIMIADDGSTSNGESDRDMHLRQSESLASNTIPNDITASKVYLVEFATDNIARGKRKPGATAEMLNAINTGGALFVNWIGHGNPRVWSHEFVFERETTPVKMLNSNKYFFTTAATCDFARFDMADVQSGAEELVLLPESGSIGVFSAARVVFSDRNAALNEAFYRALFTRDENSLLPAVGDALRTVKQTFNGDNDEKFFLLGDPALRLLIPDHRVVFDSINGAVVSDTQTVQLQALSTVTISGYVQKPVQTISDTSFNGVATVSLFDGKRNITMTDDDVYKTVNKFSLPGALLARGSFRVVNGRFSATFIVPKDIAFSPNQARVHGYAYSDDRRTGRGVATNVVVDGVSDEQHDDDDGPDIAIFIDSRLFVEGQVVRANPILIVDLNDASGINAAGVGVGHDIEASFDNGSLIQVLTDNFTTSLDNPRAGTTSRQIFGLGPGYHTVEVRAWDVLNNVQTAQTSFRILESDGEINASWLMNYPNPFSGSTTIRYHHNAPRPFMATVSIYDVQGRKIIGRTMTERDMQTAEFSWDGRDSDGLPVNSGVYICTVEIRLDSGETGIVTGKLSLIR; encoded by the coding sequence TTGCATATCTCCGCACAGCGGAAGTCATTATGTTTACTACTGGTACTACTCGTGTATATCGTTCCGGGCAGTGCCTTGCAGTACCCCTCTGGTGTTACTATTGAACACACTCAGTTTCGGTCTGTGCGAATAGTGGTTAACCCCGAGGTAATGGTTGACACGGTCACGGAAGGGGCTGGGCAATTCGTAAAAGTCACCTCCTCTGAAGCATACCAACGGTATAACAGACAAGGAACAACGTGGCAGCTCTGTTTGGATATTCCTGTAAAGGTTTCGGGAGCCAACACACTTGCGCTCACCCGTTCGGGGTCTGTTCCGCAGGTTGTAAATCTTGCACCACTGCCTCCGGAGACATTTGCCGATGAAAACAACGCAGGATTGAAGCCCATTGTTGGACAATCTGTTGTTCGTTATGCTGGAATCAGCGCTGGTGTACACATTGCCATTGCAACCGTTGTACTTGCTGAATGGAGTATCGCAACCAACTACACCACAATCCACCGGCGTGCGATATACGAGTTTGAAGTTGCTCCAACTACCGTTGCACAGTCTTCACCGGTGCAAATGGGCAAATCGGCAGACCTGGTTCAGGGTATCGATGCCTTAAGTCCGGTTGCCAGGGTTACCGTAGAATCCGAAGGGATTTTTCGGCTTACTGCGCAGCAGTTACAAAATGCCGGACTGCCGGTGGATGCCGATGCAGCCCGTACGATAAAGGTGTTAGGCTGGGGGGGCAGAGAGTTGTCAGAACAAGTTGAACCGCCATTGAATAACGAGCCGACAGAGCAGGAAATAATCGTAAACACGAATGCTGACGGAAGTATTCGGGACGTAATATTTTATGGCGGCGGACTTACCGGATGGGTTTGGGGTAACGGTAAACCTGAACACTACATTCATCATTATGCGTTGCAGGCCTCGTATCTTATTACAACAGCCGGAGGTGCCGGCCGGAGAAGCAGTACTAGACCGGCCGCCACCGTACAGCCTGCACACCAGCCACTTACTGTTGACGGCTTCGTTTTTAATGAAGAAGAACTGGTGAGTCCGTATGCCAGCGGTTCCGGACGGAAATGGTTTGGACGCACGGTTGAAAATGGCGGTGCCTACGTGTTAACAATGCCGTTGCCGGGATTGGTACGAAATGGAAACGTACGCTACAGTATGAATGTTGCGCACAGAGGAACTCTACCAGGATTGTTCACCATGTTGGAATCCGGCAGTGAGTTTGCGCAGAAAAGTTTACTCAAGGTGCCACAGTATATGGATATGTACAGTGGTCGCGTGGCCGGATCTGTTCCTGCCGATAAAATTGCAGCCGATAACCGCAGTGTGGTACGGTTTGAATACACATGTGATGATAGAATTGCAACCGGCAGCCTGGACTGGATTGAAATTGTGTATCCCCGCGGCCTGATTGCCGACAATAATACGTTCACTTTTTTTACCGATCCCGGGCTGCAGGGCTGTGTTGAATACAGCATCAATGGTTTTGATGGCAGCGATGTCTATGCATTCGATGTTACCGATCCGGCACAACCGGTTCGTGTAGCAAATGTGGCGCCCGCCGGGAGTATCTATTCAATTCGGGAGATTGCTGATTCAGGCAAGGTGCGCAGGTACTTTGTTTCCGGTAAACTGCTGAGCGCAACCGTTAGCCCCCTGCCAGCACTGCGTCTCCGGTCAGATGTGATAGCAGGGAAGACGGGCGACTATATCATCGTAACACATCCTGACTTAGAAACAAGTGCAAATGCATACGCACAGTATCGCGCAAAAAGCTCCGGTCTGAAGGTGAGTGTGGTTACTACCGATGCTATTATGAATGAGTTTGGTTACGGGATGCAGGACCCTACCGCAATCCGTGATTATATCGGGTATGCATACCGTAATGCCCCGGTACGGCCCCGGTACATTTTGTTTTGGGGAGATGGACACTTTGATTATAAAAACATTTCAACGCTTAGTAACAACTATGTTATCCCATTTGAAAGTTTAGACCCGGATGACAGCTCGTGGGGTCTGTTTACGCATACAACAGAGGACTTTTTTGTCCGCGTTGACGGCAACGATCTCCTTCCAGATCTGGCCATTGGCAGGCTTCCAATCGTATCCAACACGGTTGGCGAACAGATGTTAACAAAAGTTCGTAATTATGAAACTGAATCGTCGGCTGACGACTGGCGAACCCGTATAATCATGATTGCCGATGATGGATCAACGTCTAACGGTGAAAGTGACCGTGATATGCACCTCAGGCAAAGTGAAAGCCTGGCCAGTAACACGATTCCCAATGATATCACCGCCTCGAAAGTTTATCTGGTTGAGTTTGCAACCGACAACATTGCCCGGGGTAAACGCAAACCCGGAGCAACAGCCGAAATGCTGAATGCAATCAATACCGGTGGTGCCCTGTTTGTTAACTGGATCGGGCACGGTAACCCCAGAGTCTGGTCTCATGAATTCGTATTCGAGCGCGAAACCACGCCTGTAAAAATGCTCAACTCAAACAAGTACTTCTTCACCACCGCTGCAACGTGTGACTTTGCCCGGTTTGATATGGCCGATGTTCAGAGCGGCGCAGAAGAGCTTGTACTACTGCCGGAAAGCGGCTCAATTGGTGTCTTCTCGGCCGCACGGGTTGTTTTCTCAGACCGAAATGCAGCGCTCAACGAAGCTTTTTACCGCGCGCTCTTTACGCGCGACGAAAACAGCTTACTCCCCGCGGTGGGCGACGCACTGCGGACAGTGAAACAAACGTTTAATGGTGATAACGACGAGAAATTCTTTTTGCTGGGCGATCCTGCACTCCGTTTGCTAATACCGGACCACCGTGTTGTTTTTGACAGTATTAACGGGGCAGTGGTTTCCGATACGCAAACTGTCCAGCTTCAGGCACTCTCCACCGTTACGATCAGTGGGTATGTTCAAAAACCTGTACAGACCATTTCTGATACCTCATTTAACGGAGTGGCTACCGTATCGCTGTTTGACGGCAAACGAAATATCACCATGACAGATGATGACGTTTACAAAACCGTCAATAAGTTTTCGCTGCCGGGTGCCTTGCTGGCCCGTGGATCGTTCCGTGTGGTAAACGGCAGATTTTCTGCTACGTTCATTGTGCCGAAAGATATTGCCTTCTCTCCCAACCAGGCCCGGGTACATGGCTATGCTTATTCGGATGACAGGCGAACGGGCAGAGGTGTGGCAACCAACGTTGTTGTTGACGGTGTATCCGATGAACAACACGATGACGATGATGGTCCCGACATTGCAATCTTCATTGATTCACGGCTGTTTGTAGAAGGCCAGGTTGTCCGTGCAAATCCAATCCTGATTGTTGACCTGAACGACGCCTCCGGTATCAATGCTGCGGGTGTAGGGGTTGGTCACGACATCGAAGCCTCGTTCGATAACGGCTCTCTTATTCAGGTTCTTACCGACAATTTTACCACGTCACTGGATAATCCGCGGGCAGGTACAACGTCTAGGCAAATCTTTGGATTAGGACCGGGATACCATACCGTTGAAGTAAGGGCCTGGGATGTACTGAACAATGTACAAACCGCTCAAACATCGTTTAGAATTCTTGAATCTGACGGAGAAATCAATGCTTCGTGGCTGATGAACTATCCCAATCCGTTTTCAGGCTCAACAACAATTCGGTATCACCACAACGCTCCGCGTCCATTTATGGCAACCGTAAGCATTTATGATGTTCAGGGAAGAAAGATTATCGGACGTACGATGACTGAACGCGATATGCAGACGGCCGAATTTTCGTGGGACGGACGTGATTCCGATGGGTTACCCGTGAATTCCGGAGTTTATATCTGTACAGTGGAAATACGATTGGATAGTGGAGAAACAGGGATTGTGACCGGTAAACTGTCGCTCATTCGTTAA
- the lipB gene encoding lipoyl(octanoyl) transferase LipB: MRIENWGLIRFADAWDRQRELAERVYHGEQDTLVFCEHPDVITLGRNTKTGSLLASRTMLRDRNVDVIEINRGGEATVHNPGQLVGYPVCNLQRSKPDLHWFLRTIEEAVIQALDEIGIASGRVDGLTGVWIQDVRKICAIGIHCSRWITTHGFALNVNNDLSLFNDIIPCGIVNKGVTSVSREIGAPVPLTNLQDGIAEKLESLIKSTKLDVLH; this comes from the coding sequence GTGCGGATAGAAAACTGGGGTCTGATTCGTTTTGCTGATGCCTGGGACAGGCAGCGCGAACTGGCAGAACGTGTGTACCATGGTGAACAAGATACCTTGGTGTTCTGTGAGCATCCGGATGTAATCACTCTTGGAAGAAACACCAAGACAGGGAGCCTGCTCGCTTCCAGAACCATGCTCCGCGATCGCAATGTTGACGTGATTGAAATTAACCGTGGTGGCGAGGCAACGGTACATAACCCCGGTCAGCTTGTCGGTTATCCTGTGTGCAATCTCCAACGCTCCAAACCAGATCTACATTGGTTCCTGAGAACAATTGAAGAAGCTGTTATTCAGGCACTCGATGAAATTGGCATTGCCTCCGGTCGTGTGGACGGACTCACCGGGGTGTGGATTCAAGACGTTCGCAAAATTTGTGCTATCGGTATCCACTGCAGCCGGTGGATAACTACCCATGGTTTTGCACTGAATGTGAATAACGACCTTTCACTGTTTAACGACATTATCCCTTGCGGCATTGTAAACAAAGGGGTTACGAGCGTCAGCCGAGAAATTGGTGCACCAGTGCCGCTTACCAACCTGCAGGATGGGATTGCTGAAAAACTGGAAAGTCTCATAAAATCAACCAAATTGGACGTGCTACACTAA
- the lpdA gene encoding dihydrolipoyl dehydrogenase, translating to MTQHTFDVVVIGSGPGGYVAAIRASQLGLKVACVERDRLGGVCLNWGCIPSKSLLKNAEYMNFLHHADDFGFALKGIDVDFPKVISRSRGVAERMSNGVQFLFKKYKVTQIKGWGTMKSASSVEVKDEDGTVTDMISTKHIIVATGARPRQIPGIEVDRQAVLTSTEAMLQEKAPKDIIIMGAGAIGIEFAYFYNAFGSKVTVIEMQNRILPVEDEEVSKELRKVFERELKMTIHTETKVKSAKKKGKGVEIVIVKKDGTEETLIAEKALNAIGVQGNIENIGLEQVGVKLERGWIVVDKFLRTNVPGVYAIGDVAGAPWLAHKASAEGIVVAEHIAGHPTDGVDYHNIPGCTYCQPQVASVGLTEAKAKEAGYDVRVGKFPFTANGKAHGIGKAQGFVKLVFDKKYGGLLGAHLIGPDVTEMIGELGLARTLEATGPTIFKTIHAHPTLSEAIMESAAMAWDEAVNF from the coding sequence ATGACCCAGCATACGTTTGATGTTGTTGTAATTGGTTCAGGACCAGGCGGCTATGTTGCTGCAATTCGTGCTTCGCAGCTAGGACTTAAAGTAGCCTGTGTTGAGCGCGACCGACTTGGAGGCGTGTGCCTGAATTGGGGCTGCATCCCTTCGAAAAGTCTTTTAAAAAACGCTGAATACATGAACTTCCTGCATCATGCCGACGATTTTGGCTTTGCTCTCAAAGGTATTGATGTAGACTTCCCCAAAGTTATCTCGCGGTCGCGTGGCGTTGCTGAACGCATGAGCAACGGCGTTCAGTTCTTGTTCAAAAAATACAAGGTAACCCAAATAAAGGGCTGGGGAACCATGAAGTCTGCCTCGAGTGTTGAGGTGAAGGACGAAGATGGTACGGTTACCGATATGATTTCAACAAAACACATTATAGTTGCAACAGGTGCAAGGCCACGCCAAATCCCGGGTATTGAAGTTGACCGGCAGGCCGTTCTAACAAGTACCGAAGCAATGCTTCAGGAAAAAGCTCCCAAAGACATCATTATTATGGGTGCCGGTGCCATCGGTATTGAATTTGCATACTTCTACAATGCGTTCGGATCGAAAGTTACCGTCATTGAAATGCAGAACAGAATCCTTCCCGTTGAAGACGAGGAGGTAAGCAAAGAACTGCGCAAGGTTTTTGAACGTGAACTGAAAATGACCATTCATACCGAAACCAAGGTGAAAAGCGCAAAGAAAAAAGGTAAGGGTGTCGAAATTGTTATTGTAAAAAAGGATGGCACCGAAGAAACACTTATCGCCGAAAAAGCACTCAATGCAATAGGAGTGCAGGGCAATATCGAAAACATCGGTCTTGAACAGGTTGGCGTTAAGCTTGAACGCGGCTGGATTGTTGTTGATAAGTTCCTGCGCACAAATGTTCCCGGTGTTTATGCCATTGGCGACGTTGCCGGAGCCCCCTGGCTAGCTCATAAAGCCTCGGCAGAGGGTATCGTAGTGGCAGAACACATTGCCGGACATCCCACCGACGGTGTTGATTACCATAATATCCCCGGCTGTACCTATTGCCAGCCTCAGGTTGCCAGTGTTGGCCTCACCGAAGCAAAAGCCAAGGAAGCCGGCTATGACGTCCGCGTTGGCAAATTTCCGTTTACTGCCAATGGTAAGGCCCATGGTATCGGTAAGGCACAAGGCTTTGTTAAACTGGTGTTTGACAAAAAGTACGGTGGACTGCTCGGCGCACACCTGATTGGCCCCGATGTTACTGAAATGATCGGTGAGTTAGGTCTTGCACGGACCCTGGAAGCAACCGGCCCAACAATCTTTAAAACCATACATGCCCATCCCACACTGAGTGAAGCTATTATGGAAAGTGCCGCAATGGCCTGGGATGAAGCAGTAAACTTTTAA
- a CDS encoding cytochrome c — protein sequence MNFPKIPIWLLVIIGIVGVFAILVLSGRITWFSTEPPLQVLPNMDLNFKAIPQSGNAFFANRSSLREPVPGTVARNVAVYPLGPGDIDAAETLNVDPELKQTEFVLARGQNRFNVFCAPCHDYNAHSESAVVKRGQWAGIPDLHREETVALSNARLFHIISAGQNLMPSYADKISPVDRWTIVYYLRTLQHNASKGE from the coding sequence ATGAACTTCCCCAAGATACCTATCTGGCTACTTGTAATCATTGGCATTGTTGGTGTATTTGCCATCCTTGTCCTGTCAGGCCGTATAACATGGTTCTCTACTGAACCCCCGTTGCAGGTTCTTCCGAATATGGATTTGAACTTCAAGGCCATTCCGCAAAGCGGTAATGCGTTTTTTGCAAACCGAAGCAGCCTTCGGGAACCCGTCCCCGGAACTGTTGCACGTAATGTTGCCGTGTATCCGTTAGGCCCCGGCGATATTGATGCTGCCGAAACATTGAACGTTGACCCGGAGCTGAAGCAGACGGAGTTTGTTCTAGCACGCGGACAAAACCGCTTTAATGTGTTCTGTGCACCGTGCCATGATTACAACGCGCATAGTGAAAGTGCAGTCGTAAAACGTGGTCAGTGGGCTGGGATTCCCGATCTGCACCGCGAAGAAACCGTGGCATTGTCGAATGCCCGGTTATTTCATATCATTAGTGCCGGTCAGAACCTTATGCCCAGCTATGCCGATAAAATCTCACCGGTAGACAGGTGGACGATTGTGTACTACCTGCGGACATTGCAACACAACGCTTCGAAGGGAGAATAA
- a CDS encoding DUF3341 domain-containing protein has translation MMTETAETKTTLTWKGTPVGAIGEFTDVNALMHAAEAIRDAGYRAFDIHTPYPVHGLDQAMGVKRSILTYISFTGMVIGLSSALGMQWWMGAIDYPLNIGGKGLFDWQFSVPIDFELSILGTAVFTVFGMLALCKLPTWWNRYQDDPSFCKATDDTFVVTIDAEDDRFSTEGTQELLRKLGATNVHLVIAAS, from the coding sequence ATGATGACTGAAACTGCAGAAACAAAAACTACACTAACCTGGAAGGGTACCCCGGTAGGCGCTATTGGTGAATTTACTGATGTGAATGCACTTATGCATGCCGCTGAGGCAATCCGTGATGCCGGGTACCGTGCTTTTGATATTCACACACCATATCCCGTGCACGGACTTGATCAGGCAATGGGAGTTAAACGGTCAATCCTTACCTATATCTCGTTTACAGGCATGGTCATCGGTCTTTCGTCGGCACTTGGCATGCAGTGGTGGATGGGAGCAATTGATTATCCCCTGAATATTGGAGGTAAAGGACTGTTTGACTGGCAGTTCAGCGTACCAATTGACTTTGAGCTTTCGATACTTGGTACAGCCGTATTTACTGTTTTTGGGATGCTGGCATTGTGTAAACTGCCAACGTGGTGGAACCGATATCAGGATGACCCGAGTTTTTGCAAGGCCACAGACGACACGTTCGTCGTGACTATTGACGCAGAAGACGACAGATTTTCAACAGAGGGCACGCAGGAGTTGCTGCGTAAGCTCGGCGCAACGAATGTTCACCTTGTGATAGCAGCATCATGA
- the nrfD gene encoding polysulfide reductase NrfD, whose protein sequence is MDVPGLEPVRETLVLGNPTMRDVTSRIASIVESKITLKYLLTLSVTGAMAALGLFALYYTIVTGIGVWGLNNPVGWGWDITNFVFWIGIGHAGTLISAILYLFRQKWRTAINRSAEAMTLFAVLCALTMVLAHTGRQWLFYWLIPIPNQMHMWVNFRSPLMWDVFAVNTYGLVSLLFWFVGLIPDLGTLRNYVRSATAKKVYGFFSLGWTGSTRHWHHYEIAYMILAGISTPLVLSVHSVVSFDFTVGILPGWHTTIFPPYFVAGAIFSGFAMVSTLMIITREVLDLKQFITVKHLDNMAKIMLATGMMVGYAYAMEMFIAWYSGSSWERWIFINRAMGDYAWAYWTMITCNVISPQIFWFRKFRRSIPVLFIITIFVNIGMWFERFTIIVTSLHHDFLPASWGYYSPSWVEISIFIGTFGIFLTAFLLFAKFVPVIAIAEIKSIMPGAQPAHHHDHKLAEVKS, encoded by the coding sequence ATGGACGTACCCGGTTTAGAACCGGTCCGTGAGACATTGGTGTTGGGCAATCCAACGATGCGCGACGTAACCTCACGTATAGCCAGCATCGTAGAGTCCAAGATCACACTCAAGTATTTGCTTACGCTGAGTGTAACCGGTGCGATGGCCGCATTGGGTTTATTTGCCCTGTACTACACCATTGTTACTGGTATTGGTGTATGGGGGCTTAACAACCCTGTTGGTTGGGGGTGGGACATTACCAACTTCGTGTTCTGGATTGGTATTGGTCATGCCGGAACCCTGATCTCAGCTATCCTGTACCTATTCCGTCAGAAATGGCGTACAGCCATCAACCGGTCGGCCGAAGCCATGACGCTGTTTGCCGTATTGTGCGCATTAACTATGGTGCTTGCGCATACCGGACGTCAGTGGCTTTTCTACTGGCTGATACCGATACCAAACCAGATGCACATGTGGGTAAACTTCCGTTCGCCGCTGATGTGGGACGTTTTTGCCGTAAACACCTATGGTCTGGTTTCGCTATTGTTCTGGTTTGTGGGGCTAATCCCCGACCTGGGAACACTGCGGAACTATGTTCGTAGTGCCACTGCTAAAAAAGTGTATGGATTCTTTTCGCTCGGTTGGACCGGCAGCACACGTCACTGGCATCATTACGAAATTGCCTACATGATCCTTGCCGGTATCAGCACACCGCTGGTTCTATCGGTTCACAGCGTGGTATCGTTTGACTTTACCGTTGGCATCCTTCCCGGATGGCATACCACGATATTCCCGCCATACTTCGTTGCAGGCGCCATTTTCTCCGGCTTCGCCATGGTCTCTACGCTGATGATTATAACCAGGGAAGTGTTGGACCTCAAGCAGTTTATCACGGTGAAGCACTTAGATAACATGGCCAAGATCATGCTTGCTACCGGTATGATGGTTGGGTATGCATACGCAATGGAAATGTTTATCGCATGGTATAGCGGCAGCAGCTGGGAACGCTGGATTTTTATTAACCGCGCCATGGGAGATTATGCCTGGGCATACTGGACAATGATTACCTGTAACGTAATCTCACCTCAGATTTTCTGGTTTAGGAAATTCCGACGCAGCATCCCCGTGCTGTTCATCATTACCATATTTGTAAATATCGGTATGTGGTTTGAGCGGTTTACGATTATCGTAACATCACTACACCACGACTTTTTACCGGCATCGTGGGGGTATTATTCGCCATCGTGGGTAGAAATATCAATCTTCATCGGAACGTTTGGGATCTTTTTAACAGCATTTCTGCTCTTTGCCAAGTTCGTTCCTGTCATCGCGATTGCCGAAATCAAATCGATCATGCCGGGTGCCCAGCCGGCCCACCATCACGATCATAAGCTTGCCGAGGTTAAATCATGA